One part of the Streptomyces sp. AM 2-1-1 genome encodes these proteins:
- a CDS encoding response regulator transcription factor: protein MTRVLVVEDEESFSDVLSYMLRKEGFEVAVAATGPDGLDEFDRNGADLVLLDLMLPGLPGTEVCRQLRNRSNVPVIMVTAKDSEIDKVVGLEIGADDYVTKPFSSRELVARIRAVLRRRGEPEEITPAALEAGPVRMDVDRHVVTVSGGKVDLPLKEFDLLEMLLRNAGRVLTRMQLIDRVWGADYVGDTKTLDVHVKRLRAKIEPDPGAPRYLVTVRGLGYKFEP from the coding sequence GTGACCCGAGTGCTTGTCGTCGAGGATGAGGAATCCTTCAGCGACGTCCTGTCCTACATGCTGCGCAAGGAGGGTTTCGAGGTCGCCGTGGCGGCGACGGGTCCCGACGGGCTCGACGAGTTCGACCGCAACGGCGCCGATCTCGTCCTGCTCGACCTCATGCTCCCGGGTCTGCCCGGTACCGAGGTCTGCCGCCAGCTGCGCAACCGCTCCAACGTCCCGGTGATCATGGTCACCGCCAAGGACAGCGAGATCGACAAGGTGGTCGGTCTGGAGATAGGAGCCGACGACTACGTCACCAAGCCGTTCTCCTCCCGCGAGCTGGTGGCGCGCATCCGCGCGGTGCTCCGCCGCCGGGGCGAGCCGGAGGAGATCACGCCGGCGGCCCTGGAGGCCGGCCCGGTCCGCATGGACGTCGACCGTCACGTGGTCACCGTCTCCGGCGGCAAGGTGGACCTCCCGCTCAAGGAGTTCGACCTCCTGGAGATGCTGCTGCGCAACGCGGGCCGGGTGCTGACCCGCATGCAGCTCATCGACCGGGTATGGGGCGCCGACTACGTGGGCGACACCAAGACCCTCGACGTGCACGTCAAGCGCCTGCGCGCCAAGATCGAGCCCGACCCGGGGGCCCCGCGCTACCTGGTGACCGTGCGCGGTCTGGGCTACAAGTTCGAGCCGTAA
- a CDS encoding CarD family transcriptional regulator — protein MTFKVGDTVVYPHHGAALIEAIETRQIKGVDKTYLVLKVAQGDLTVRVPADNAEFVGVRDVVGQEGLDRVFEVLRAPYAEEPTNWSRRYKANLEKLASGDVIKVAEVVRDLWRRERERGLSAGEKRMLAKARQILVSELALAENTNEDKAEALLDEVLAS, from the coding sequence ATGACGTTCAAGGTTGGCGACACCGTGGTCTATCCCCATCACGGGGCCGCGCTGATCGAGGCTATCGAAACTCGCCAGATCAAAGGCGTGGACAAGACCTACTTGGTGCTCAAGGTCGCTCAGGGCGACTTGACGGTACGTGTGCCGGCGGACAATGCGGAGTTCGTAGGCGTGCGCGACGTTGTCGGGCAGGAGGGGCTGGACCGGGTCTTCGAGGTGCTGCGCGCACCGTATGCGGAAGAGCCGACGAACTGGTCCCGCCGCTACAAGGCAAATCTGGAGAAGCTCGCTTCTGGCGACGTGATCAAGGTCGCCGAGGTAGTACGCGACCTGTGGCGTCGTGAGCGCGAGCGCGGACTCTCCGCCGGAGAAAAGCGCATGCTCGCCAAGGCCCGCCAGATCCTGGTGAGTGAGCTCGCTCTCGCGGAGAACACGAACGAGGACAAGGCCGAAGCCCTGCTCGACGAGGTTCTCGCGTCCTGA
- a CDS encoding DUF461 domain-containing protein encodes MSRSLRHGALAATALVISIASLSACAAGNDAATLQVRPDNAATSVGDIKIQNVNVVTQPEQAEGPAVVTGAVFNQGTEDETLESITLPRSHTEVKLHPAKGDGPLVVPAGGQVLLGGEGNASAVIENGRQATQDGNVEQVVFQLSESGDISLGATVVPSLSYFEGFGPSALPSDAASPEASGSADASASPDASASPSDSASAEDSANPSDGESAAAE; translated from the coding sequence GTGAGCCGCAGCCTTCGACACGGCGCTCTCGCCGCCACTGCCCTCGTGATCTCGATCGCCTCGCTGTCCGCGTGCGCCGCGGGCAACGACGCGGCAACGCTCCAGGTCAGGCCGGACAATGCCGCCACCTCGGTCGGCGACATCAAGATCCAGAACGTGAACGTCGTCACGCAGCCCGAGCAGGCCGAGGGCCCCGCCGTGGTCACCGGAGCCGTGTTCAACCAGGGAACCGAGGACGAGACCCTGGAAAGCATCACGCTGCCCCGGTCCCACACCGAGGTGAAGCTGCACCCCGCCAAGGGTGACGGGCCGCTCGTGGTCCCGGCCGGCGGCCAGGTGCTCCTCGGTGGCGAGGGCAACGCCTCCGCCGTCATCGAGAACGGCCGTCAGGCCACCCAGGACGGCAACGTCGAGCAGGTCGTCTTCCAGCTCAGCGAGAGCGGTGACATCAGCCTCGGCGCCACCGTCGTCCCGTCCCTCTCGTACTTCGAGGGCTTCGGGCCGAGCGCGCTGCCCTCCGACGCCGCCTCCCCGGAGGCCTCCGGGTCGGCCGACGCCTCCGCCTCGCCGGACGCATCGGCGAGCCCGTCCGACTCCGCTTCGGCCGAAGACTCGGCGAACCCGTCGGACGGCGAGTCCGCCGCCGCGGAGTGA